GCAGGAGGCGCAGCACCTTGCCGTTGGAGAGGATGCCCCACAAGTGGTCCGGGGAGGCGTTGAGCAGTTCCTGCATCATCGACTGGGGGACGCGGGCGCTGCCCGCCGACCAGCGGTCGAGGGGGGTGGTCCAGCCCAGGAGGTGGACGGGGAGGTGGTCCATCCACTGGTGGCTGACCTGGTACGGCTCGCGGCCGGGCAGCCGGATGCCGCCGCGCCGGGGGGCGAGGCGGCCGTAGCCCAGCTCCTCCAGGAGGGTGAGGAGCCAGACGCGGGTCGCCTTGGTCGGGTCGGCCTTGCCGTCGAGTTCCTTCAGCTCCTCCTGGAGCGAGGTGTACGCGGCGCGCAGCGCGTTCCACTTGCGGCTCGCGGCGTCCTCGATGCGCACGCCGCGTCCGAGCCCGTAGTCGGCGGGGGCGCTGCCGGGCAGTTCGGGGTCGCCGGCGCGGATCTTGGTGAGGAGGTCCGCGGAGAGCAGGCCGCCCTCGACGCGTACGGCGGCGGAGGCGGGGAGGCGGTCGGGGGCGAGGGTGGTCACCGGTCTCCTCCGGAGGCGGGGCGCTGTGCGGCCGGGGCGCTGAGGTACACGTACACGCCGAGCAGGTCCGGGTCGCCGGACGGCCGGACGTCGATGCGGCGTACGGCGGCGGCGCCGCGTTCGCGTCCGCGCTGGCCAGCGGCCTCGCGGACCCGCTGGTGGGCTTCGCGCAGCCGGTCCGCGAGGAGTTGTCCGCGGGCCTTCAGGTGGTCGTTGATCTCGTCGTCGTCGAGTTCCGCGGCGGCTCGGGCGGCCTGCTGGTCGCGCAGGGCTGGCAGGGTGTTCAGGTCGGGGGTGGCGGTGAGCAGGGCGGCGGTCTCCTCGTCGGACAACCAGGTGCGGCCGCCGTCGTCGCCGGTGCGCCAGGCGAGGACCTGGGCGTCGTCGGCGACCAGGACGCGCGGGTCGTCGCTCGCCGTGCGGCCGGGCAGGGTGAGGCGGAAGCGGTAGCGGGCGAGCAGCAGGACCGTGCGGCGGTCGACGGCGGCGGTGCGGATCACGCCGAGGCGGCGGGCCGGGCGCTCCTCGGGGGGCAGGCCGGTGTCGACGGCCGCATCGAGCAGGTAGCGGGCGAGGGCACGCACTGCCGGGTCGGTGCGGGACAGGGCGTGTTCACCGCGTGCCACAGGAAGGTCCTCGCGGAAGACGAGGTCGCGGGCGGCGGTCCTGGCGTGGCCCTTGGCCTTCGCCCTGGCCGCTCCGCCCGGGGCGGCGGCCTGGTCGGCGTCCTCGTAGAAGCCGAGGGCGTGCTTGAGGCCGGTGGGCAGCGGGTCCACGGGGGCCTTGAAGCCCCGGTCGCGGGCGTCGCCGATCGGCTGGGCGCCCAGCTGGGCCAGGGATTCGCGGGTGAACGTGGCGATGTCGCCGGGTTCGCCCAACGCCTGGCGCAGTGCGTCCAGTTCGGCCTCCACCTCCTCGGGGCGCAGACCGGAGTGGGCGAACTTGGTGAGGACCTTCGACTCACGCTCGGCGGCCGACTCCCACTCCTTGTGGAGGGCCTCGCGGGCCCGGCCGAAGTCGGGGTCGTCCTCGAAGTCGAGGGTGAGCTGGCCCTCGGGCTGTCTGCCCCGCAGCAGCAGGGCGCTGGCGAGGGCCTCCAGGACGCCCCGGCCCTGGTCGGGGACGAGGACGGCCACACCGGTCTGGTCGGCGATGTCCTTGTGCTTCTGGATGAGGACCTTCAGGACGAGTCCGTCGATGCCGGTGTCGGTGTCGTAGACGGTGATCTCGCGGACGCGGCGGCGGGGCTGGCCGAACCGGTCGACGCGGCCCGCACGCTGGAGGTGGCGGGTGGGGTTCCAGGACAGGTCGTAGTGGATGACGGCGCCGAAGTGCTCCTGGAGGTTGACGCCCTCGGAGAGGCAGTCGGTGGCGACCAGGACGTGCCGGCCGCGCCGGGCGGTCAGCTCGTCGACGCGGGCCTGCCGGGCGTCGGGGTGCAGGGTGCCGGTGACCGCCTCCACGCTGGCGCTGCGGCCCAGTTCCTCCTTGAGGTGCCGGGCCACGTACTCGGCGGTCGGGATGTAGTGGCAGAAGACGATCGGGTCGTAGCCGTCGACCAGCTGCCGCTTGACCCGGTCGACGAGGGTGCGCAGCTTGGCGTCCGTCGCGGGGCCGGCGAGGGCGTCCGCCCGGTCGGCGAAGTCGGCGAGGGCCCTGGCCTCGCTCGTGCGTCCCTTGCGGGGCGCCTCCGGGGTGGCGGCGTCCTCGTCCGGGAGTGACGGGAGTGAGCCGGGCACCACGTCCATGCCCTCGGCCGTCTCGTCGTCGGCGAGTTCGAAGGCGGCGGCCCGGCCCAGCTTGTCGGCCTCGGCCGGGGTGCGGGTGGCGGCGATCAGAGAGCGGGTGCGCAGGGTCGCGGCGGCCGCGGCGGGAGAGGACAGGACGCAGCGCAGCAGGGTGAGCGCCGTCCACCAGGACATGCGCTGGTGGTGGTCACCGCCGGGGCCGCGCACCTGCTGACGGGTGTAGGCGAGGATGTCGGCGACGAAGCGTGCGTAGTCGGCGTCGAGCCGGTAGAGGGCGTCCTGGGTGTCCCGGTCCTCGGGGAAGGGCGTGTCCTGGCCTACGTACCGCTTGATGTCGTGACGGCGGCGCTGGACGAAGTGGCGGGCCAGCTTGTCGCGGTCGGCGGACCGGGTGGTGTCCAGGGTGCGCAGGGACGGGTCGAGGAGACCGGTGAGCTTCGAGAACGCCTGCGGGTCGCCGCTGTGCGGGGTCGCGGTGACCAGGATGAGGTGGCGGTCGCGCTCGGTGCGGTCGGCGAGCGCGGACAGCAGTTCGTACCGTTTCTGCTGCTCGTTGCCGCCGGTGCCCACGCAGGTGTGTGCCTCGTCGACGATCAGCACGTCCGGGCAGTGGCGGCGGAACGCGTCGCGGCGCTCGTCCTGCTTGATGAAGTCGGTGGAGACGACCGTGACCGGGTAGTGGTCGAAGATCGACCGGTCGGGGTCGTCGATCGCCTTCTGCAGCCGTGCGGCCGTGGACGGCAGGACCAGCTCGGGGTCCATGCCGAACTTGTCGCGCAGCTCGCGCTGCCACTGCTCGGCGAGCGAGGGGGAGCAGAGCACGGTCATGTTGCGGGCGGAGCCCTGCTCCATGAGTTCCTTCGCGATCAGCGCGGACTCGACGGTCTTGCCGATGCCGACGTCGTCACCGATCAGGAGGCGTACGGGGTCCATGCGCAGCGCCATCATCAGCGGAACCAGCTGATACCGGCGGGGTTCGACGGCGACCGCGTTCAGGGAGCGGAAGGGGCCGGCGCCCGCCGTGGAGGCGATGCGCAGGGCGGTGCGCAGCAGTGAGGCGGACGCGAAGTCGCCGGCCTCACCGGGCAGGGCCTTGGGGCGGCCGAAGCCCGGCTCGCGGACCTCGTCGGGGAAGAGGGCGGCGACGAACTCGCGGTCGCCGTCCAGGGGCTGGGCGAGGATCAGGTCCTCGGTGCTCCCCGGAAGGACGACCCAGTCGCGGTCCCGGGCGCGTACGAGGGTGCCGGGTGCGTGGCCGGCCGGCGTGCTCATCGGTCGCCTCCCCTGTGGTCGCGGCCGACGCCGAAGACGTCCGGATATGCGCGCACGGTGTCCTTCCAGTCGGGTTCGGCTCCGGCCCTGATCACCAGCCAGCCGTCGTCCATCATGCGGTACTCGTCCTGCTCGCCGAGCCGCCGTGCTCCGTCGTACTCCAGGAACACGGCGACCTCGGCGCCCGGGAGGTGGAAGACCACGTCCGCGACCTCCGTGGCCGTCTCGTCGGGGAGCCGGTGACCGCCGTCCGCGAGAAGGCGTACGAACGCCTCGACGGGTGTGTCCGGTGCCTGCTCCCGGCGCGGAGCGGGTGCCGTCGATGGCTCCGGGCGCGACTCGTCCTTCGTGCGGGACCTGGCCAGTGCCACCAGCCACGGCGCGGCACGGTGCCGGTCGATGCGCCGGTGGAAGCCCTGGTTGGAGTACGACAGCAGGCAGTCGTAGCAGCCGAGTTCGCAGCGCTCGGCCGCGCCGTCGGCCCGGTCGAGGTCCTTGCCGTCCTCGTCGTAGTGGATGATCCGCAGGGCTTCCTTCGCCACCAGGGCGAGGGCGTTCTCGTCGTCGTACAGGCGGCGCAGCACGCCCGCTCCGCCCTCGGCGCTCTCGACGAAGAGGGTCCGGCCGTGCCGCTCGGCGTCGGGGAGGTCCTCGCTCTCCAGCTCGGAGTCCTCCAGCTGGAAGTGCGCCTCGATCCCGCGTTCCAGCGCGTAGCGCAGGGAGACGGCGGTGAGGTCGTCGACCGGCTCGGCCAGCCGCACCACGGCGATGTTCTTGGTGTCCTGTGCGTAGGGGATGACCTGGAGGGTGCGCTGCGCGCGGTCGAAGGACGCCAGTGACTCCTCCTCCGCGGACTCCTCCTTCGCCAGCCGGGCCGCCTTGCTCTCCGACAGCCACCTGCCGCTGACCGGGTCCAGCCAGAATCCCTGACCCGAGCGGTCCTGGGCGTCGCGTTTGCGGTAACCGAGGTTGAGGACGCGGACGGTCGCCGAGTCCCCGTAGGTGACCTCCGCGAGGGGCGCCCCGTCCGCGCCGCGCACCTGGGCCACGTAGGCGCCGCCGGGGGCGTACCGGTACACGGTCCGCAGGTGGAAGCCCCGCTTCAGGCGTTCCTCCTCGTCGGAGGAGATCCGGCGACGCGGCTCGGCGTGCACCTGCGTGAGCTGCATCAGTTTCGGCAGGGTGCGGTGGAGCGGGACGGCGCAGTTCTCGCAGCGGTCGGCGCCCTCGACCCGGTCGTGCCAGTAGCCGCAGGCCTCGCAGAGCCTGATGTCGCTGGTCGCCACCTGTCCGGGGCGGTCGCCCATCGGGACGGTCACGCGGTCGATGGTGTAGCGGTTGCCCTCGTGGTAGATCAGCGCGCCGGGGCCGAATTCGCCGATCGCGATGAAGCGGGGGCGCTGGATGTAGGCGCCGCTGCGCTGTCCGTACATCCCGGCCGAACGCTCCCCGGGCACATAGGCGGCCAGGGGCAGGCGGGGGAAGGAGTAGCCGGGCAGGAAACCCTCGGAGGCGAAGTAGCGGTAGGTGTAGAAGTCGCTGTACGACTCGCTGTCGGCCTCGTTGCGCAGGAGCTTCAGCTGGTTCTCGGCTTCGGCCCTCCGCCCCGCGGCCCGGTCGCGGTCCCTGCGACTGAGGGAGAGGTCGTTGGCCCGGCGGTGCTGCTGTTCCACCTCGCTGCGAGCGGTGCGGTAGAGGCGGCGCCAGCGCTCGCACGCCGCATCGAGACTGCCGAGCGCCTGGCGGACGATGCGCTCGACCCAGCCCTCGTGCCACCAGGAGGAGTCCGAGAGCTCGTCGTGGAGCGGGGCGAGGACTTCGGTGGCCCGGCTGATGGCCCGCAGCCGGGCGGTCTCGCTGTCCAGGTCGTCCCGTACCCGCGGCAGCAGGTCCAGCGGCCACCGGCCTTCCGCGTCGGCGGTCTCCGCGTCGAGCACGTCGGTGAGGCGGCTGCCGAGGTGGACGCCCGTCTCCGCGAGCCAGATCGAGTGGACGTGGGAGCGGATCAGCTCCTCGTTGGCCAGGTCGAGGCGCGGCGGGGTGACGCTGCCGGACACCATGAGGCCGGGGCGGCGGAAGTAGTACTGGTCGTGCGGGGAACCGGTCGAGCAGTACGTGGTGACGAGCGCGGGCTGGCCACTGCGTCCGGCGCGTCCGGAGCGCTGGGCGTAGTTGGCCGGAGTCGGCGGGACATTGCGCATGCCGACCGCGTTCAGCTCGGCGATGTCGACGCCCAGCTCCATCGTCGGCGAGCAGTAGAGGATCTCAAGGTCGCCTTTGCGGAACGCGTCCTCACGGACGCGGCGGGTCGTGGAGTCCACCTGCGCGGTGTGCTCGTGCGCCTTGATGCCGGTGAGCCCGGCGGCCCCGGCGCGGTAGAGGTTGCGGAAGTACGGGTTGACGCGGACGTCGGCCTCCGCGTCGGTCACCTTGCGCACCGGGTCCGGTTCGGGTCGCGTGCCGTCGCCGGGGAGCCAACGCAGGGCGGAGGCGCGCAGCTGGTGGCCGTAGGAGCCGTCACGCTCCTCCTGGACCACGGCGAGCAGCCCGCACTCGCGCAGCACCCGCATCAGATCGCGGATGACCACGTCGGCATCGGCCACCGCTATACGCTTGCCCGCCTGGCCGGGGAGAGCAGCGAACTGACCGATGCGGCGCAGATAGCGGCCGTATCCGCCGAGACCGCTGAGATGCACGGTGTCGGCCGCCGCGCCGGTCTGACCGCGGCCCGCGTAGGCCAGGCGGGAACGGACACGCGGCTCGCGTGCGGACAGGGCCCAGGGGGCGACGAGATGCGTCTCGCTGATGCTGCCGAGCCGGTCGAAGCCCTCCTGGGTGAGGCACTCCACTTCCACCGCGAGGGATCGCCGCAGCTCGTCGAGCAGGTCACGGGCCAGCTGCTCGCGGTGGGCGGGCGTGTCGCCGGTAAGGAGGGGATGACAGCCCTCCCAGCTCTCCGGGTCGTGCGCGATCTCGGCGAGGGACGTGTAGTCGAAGCGCAGCAGGCCGGTCTGGGAGAGGTTGGGCATGGTGACGCGCCAGCCGCGCTCCAGGTCGGCGTAGACGCGGTAGGCGAGGACCTCGCGCAGGGCCGAGTGGGCGAGGTCGCGCTGGTGGAACTTGGCGGTCGGCACCCTGGCGTACGTCTCCAGCGGGAGAGCGAGGGTGTCGAACACGGCCTGGGGGAGCCGGTCATAAGTCAGCCCCTGCTCCCCCGCCGTCTCCAGGGCACGGTACAGGGCACCCCGCACCTGGCTGACCAGCGCGAAGTCGTTGAAGTGGCCGGCCTGGAGGCTGGCGTCCTGCCGGTTGTCGACGAAGGTGAGGAGTTTGCGTGCCCTCTTCGTCAGCTCGGGCTGGTCGCGGAGGGAGCGCACAACACGGGAACTGATCAGGGAGACGGCGGAGCTGCGGCCCTCCGCGGAGAAGGTGCCCAGCTTGGCGAGGTCCTTGAGCCGCAGCTGCTCGTACGAGGTGCGGCAGTGCAGGCAGAAACGGAACGGGGCGGCGATCCACCAGGCGCGCAGGCCCGTGCCGGGCTCGGTCGCCCGGCCGTCCGGGCCGACCCACACCTCCTCGGGAAGATCCCCGGACCGGGCCTTCAGGACCGTCGACCGGCCGTCGTCGTCCGTCTCGACCCAGCTCGCCGGGAGGCGCCGGAACACGGCGTCCTCGTCGTGCGCGTCGGGCCAGGGCCGGTCGTCGCTGACGTAGAGGAAACCGTCACCGTCGGCGGCCGGGGCGTCCGGGTCCTCCCGGGCCTCGAACACCGTGCCCTCGTGCTCGGCGGGGCGGGTGACCACCAGGTACTCCTTGCCGCAGTCGCGGCAGAAGTGCAGGGGAACGAGCGGCTTGTCGCGATGCTCGGGGACCCGGATCTGGTACTGGCTGGTGAGGTGGCGGCGGCCGGGTGGCTCGAAGCTGACATAGACGGTGTCGCCCTTGGACAGGAACTGGTGCAGCCGGAAGGCGAACAGGGGTCGGTCCAGCTCCCGGTGCCTGGCCTTCGCACCGACGCGCAGCACGGTCTCGATGGCTCGGTGGCACACCTCGGTCGGCTCCCCGCTCGCGTCGGCCAGCAGCGCGGACGCCTGTGGGATCGTGAGCGGTGGGCGGCGGACGAGCCGCCCGCTGGACTCCTCGACGGCCAGCCCCACGGTGTCCTCGACCCAGACCGCGAGGGGGTCGCGGCTCAGGGCCTCGTAGTCGGCCGGAAGCTCGTGGGGTGTGGCGGCGGCGCGGCGGACCGCGTCGGCGAGGGGTTCGCGGGGATGTACCCCGGGTACGGCGTCGGGGCCCGGGTCGGTCGAACGCTCCAGGGTCTCGCCGATGACACGCTTCGGTTCGATCTTCGTACCGAACAGGCGTGTGGCGACGTCGGCGATCTCCTCCCGGGCCTCGGCGAAGGTGACGCCGGTCGCCATCGTGGCCGAGGTGCCGATGCACTGAAGGGCGGGTGCTTCGCAGGCGTCCCGCAGCCGGCGGACGAGGAGGGCGACGTCGGCTCCCTGGCGGCCCCGGTAGGTGTGCAGTTCGTCGAGGGCGAGGAAGCGCAGGCCACGAGCGGCGCCGATCAGCTCCCGCCGCTCGTCGGGGCGGGTGAGGAGGTACTCCAGCATCACGTAGTTGGTGAGCAGGATGTCCGGCTTGTTCCGCAGTACCTGGAGCTTTTGCTCGGAGTTCTCCTGGCCGGTGTACCGCGCAAAGGTCACCTTGCGGCGGTCCTCGGGCACGCCCCACGTGAGGTACTTCTCCAGCTCGTGGAGCTGACTGTTGGCCAGTGCGTTCATGGGATAGACGACGATCGCCGAGATCCCGTCGGGATTCGGGTGCCGCAGCACCTTGTCGACGATCGGCACGATGTAGGTCAGGCTCTTGCCCGAGCCGGTCCCCGTGGTCAGCACGTACGAGTCTCCGCGATCGGCCACGGCGATGGCCTCGCGCTGGTGCCGGTGGAGGGAGAGGGTGCGGGTACCGGGGTCGTTCGGGTGCTTCTTGTGCCGGAAGTACTCCCGGCACATCGGGTGCAGCAGACCGTCGTCGCACAGCGAGGCGACCGTTCCGCCGCTGCGGAAGGTGGGATTCAGCGCAAGCTTGGGATCGGGCCAGCGGGTTTTGCGCTCGCGCTCGCCGGCGAGGTGACGCTCGATGTCCGGGTCCCGCACGGCGACGAGGGAGCTGGTGAACGCCTCGTACTCGGCAATGAGGTCGTGATGGACACCGAAAACGTCCATGGGTCGGCCGGGCCCCCTTGATTCCTTATGTCCACTTGCCCGCGCGTCGCATCCCGGGAGCAGACCCCGCGGGAGACGGAACCACGCAACTGAGCCACCTTACTGCCGCGCTACCCCCTTTTCGCTGGTGGTTTCCCCTCGCTGCACCTTGGCTGGAACCCCGCACTTCTCCCGGGAAT
This region of Streptomyces chromofuscus genomic DNA includes:
- a CDS encoding DEAD/DEAH box helicase, with amino-acid sequence MDVFGVHHDLIAEYEAFTSSLVAVRDPDIERHLAGERERKTRWPDPKLALNPTFRSGGTVASLCDDGLLHPMCREYFRHKKHPNDPGTRTLSLHRHQREAIAVADRGDSYVLTTGTGSGKSLTYIVPIVDKVLRHPNPDGISAIVVYPMNALANSQLHELEKYLTWGVPEDRRKVTFARYTGQENSEQKLQVLRNKPDILLTNYVMLEYLLTRPDERRELIGAARGLRFLALDELHTYRGRQGADVALLVRRLRDACEAPALQCIGTSATMATGVTFAEAREEIADVATRLFGTKIEPKRVIGETLERSTDPGPDAVPGVHPREPLADAVRRAAATPHELPADYEALSRDPLAVWVEDTVGLAVEESSGRLVRRPPLTIPQASALLADASGEPTEVCHRAIETVLRVGAKARHRELDRPLFAFRLHQFLSKGDTVYVSFEPPGRRHLTSQYQIRVPEHRDKPLVPLHFCRDCGKEYLVVTRPAEHEGTVFEAREDPDAPAADGDGFLYVSDDRPWPDAHDEDAVFRRLPASWVETDDDGRSTVLKARSGDLPEEVWVGPDGRATEPGTGLRAWWIAAPFRFCLHCRTSYEQLRLKDLAKLGTFSAEGRSSAVSLISSRVVRSLRDQPELTKRARKLLTFVDNRQDASLQAGHFNDFALVSQVRGALYRALETAGEQGLTYDRLPQAVFDTLALPLETYARVPTAKFHQRDLAHSALREVLAYRVYADLERGWRVTMPNLSQTGLLRFDYTSLAEIAHDPESWEGCHPLLTGDTPAHREQLARDLLDELRRSLAVEVECLTQEGFDRLGSISETHLVAPWALSAREPRVRSRLAYAGRGQTGAAADTVHLSGLGGYGRYLRRIGQFAALPGQAGKRIAVADADVVIRDLMRVLRECGLLAVVQEERDGSYGHQLRASALRWLPGDGTRPEPDPVRKVTDAEADVRVNPYFRNLYRAGAAGLTGIKAHEHTAQVDSTTRRVREDAFRKGDLEILYCSPTMELGVDIAELNAVGMRNVPPTPANYAQRSGRAGRSGQPALVTTYCSTGSPHDQYYFRRPGLMVSGSVTPPRLDLANEELIRSHVHSIWLAETGVHLGSRLTDVLDAETADAEGRWPLDLLPRVRDDLDSETARLRAISRATEVLAPLHDELSDSSWWHEGWVERIVRQALGSLDAACERWRRLYRTARSEVEQQHRRANDLSLSRRDRDRAAGRRAEAENQLKLLRNEADSESYSDFYTYRYFASEGFLPGYSFPRLPLAAYVPGERSAGMYGQRSGAYIQRPRFIAIGEFGPGALIYHEGNRYTIDRVTVPMGDRPGQVATSDIRLCEACGYWHDRVEGADRCENCAVPLHRTLPKLMQLTQVHAEPRRRISSDEEERLKRGFHLRTVYRYAPGGAYVAQVRGADGAPLAEVTYGDSATVRVLNLGYRKRDAQDRSGQGFWLDPVSGRWLSESKAARLAKEESAEEESLASFDRAQRTLQVIPYAQDTKNIAVVRLAEPVDDLTAVSLRYALERGIEAHFQLEDSELESEDLPDAERHGRTLFVESAEGGAGVLRRLYDDENALALVAKEALRIIHYDEDGKDLDRADGAAERCELGCYDCLLSYSNQGFHRRIDRHRAAPWLVALARSRTKDESRPEPSTAPAPRREQAPDTPVEAFVRLLADGGHRLPDETATEVADVVFHLPGAEVAVFLEYDGARRLGEQDEYRMMDDGWLVIRAGAEPDWKDTVRAYPDVFGVGRDHRGGDR
- a CDS encoding helicase-related protein codes for the protein MSTPAGHAPGTLVRARDRDWVVLPGSTEDLILAQPLDGDREFVAALFPDEVREPGFGRPKALPGEAGDFASASLLRTALRIASTAGAGPFRSLNAVAVEPRRYQLVPLMMALRMDPVRLLIGDDVGIGKTVESALIAKELMEQGSARNMTVLCSPSLAEQWQRELRDKFGMDPELVLPSTAARLQKAIDDPDRSIFDHYPVTVVSTDFIKQDERRDAFRRHCPDVLIVDEAHTCVGTGGNEQQKRYELLSALADRTERDRHLILVTATPHSGDPQAFSKLTGLLDPSLRTLDTTRSADRDKLARHFVQRRRHDIKRYVGQDTPFPEDRDTQDALYRLDADYARFVADILAYTRQQVRGPGGDHHQRMSWWTALTLLRCVLSSPAAAAATLRTRSLIAATRTPAEADKLGRAAAFELADDETAEGMDVVPGSLPSLPDEDAATPEAPRKGRTSEARALADFADRADALAGPATDAKLRTLVDRVKRQLVDGYDPIVFCHYIPTAEYVARHLKEELGRSASVEAVTGTLHPDARQARVDELTARRGRHVLVATDCLSEGVNLQEHFGAVIHYDLSWNPTRHLQRAGRVDRFGQPRRRVREITVYDTDTGIDGLVLKVLIQKHKDIADQTGVAVLVPDQGRGVLEALASALLLRGRQPEGQLTLDFEDDPDFGRAREALHKEWESAAERESKVLTKFAHSGLRPEEVEAELDALRQALGEPGDIATFTRESLAQLGAQPIGDARDRGFKAPVDPLPTGLKHALGFYEDADQAAAPGGAARAKAKGHARTAARDLVFREDLPVARGEHALSRTDPAVRALARYLLDAAVDTGLPPEERPARRLGVIRTAAVDRRTVLLLARYRFRLTLPGRTASDDPRVLVADDAQVLAWRTGDDGGRTWLSDEETAALLTATPDLNTLPALRDQQAARAAAELDDDEINDHLKARGQLLADRLREAHQRVREAAGQRGRERGAAAVRRIDVRPSGDPDLLGVYVYLSAPAAQRPASGGDR